A genomic segment from Pseudomonas mendocina encodes:
- a CDS encoding ATP-binding protein: MNSIFLRIYGGMLAALVLVALLGVGTLHLVNEVRGDQYREGLARGTFRLMADNLLPMNEVERKRALVVWSRLLGIPLELQALSDVPLDSSERNRLQRGHVLVQQTGPHSAKVYGLLDGKQPLLLTGEIQQISEQLARATNYLLIDELVRYPVHEQPQRLAELKAAKQFGFDLQLVRLEEATIDLDQRRRIDEGDTVMALGKGGDSIYVFSGIVDTPWVLEIGPLYQMNPYPPQLLVLIGALGLSLIGLIVYLLVRSLEQRLRALESAATHIASGRLDARVPTRGADSVGRLASSFNAMAEHLQTSLSTQRELVRAVSHELRTPVARLRFGLEMIADAPNESARRKYMDGMDSDIQDLDKLVDEMLTYARLEQGSPALNFQQVELRALIDQVIDELAPLSNKVHVECGAVLSVQSDGACWVEAEPRYLHRALQNLVSNAMRYAEGRVSISCQVGYKRCRIDVEDDGPGVPEEAWERLFSPFLRLDDSRTRASGGHGLGLSIVRRIIYWHGGRAQIGRSESLGGARFSLVWPRRQGE; the protein is encoded by the coding sequence ATGAACTCGATCTTCCTGCGCATCTATGGCGGCATGCTCGCCGCGCTGGTGCTGGTGGCGCTGCTGGGCGTCGGTACGCTGCATCTGGTCAACGAGGTGCGCGGCGACCAGTACCGTGAAGGACTGGCGCGCGGCACTTTCCGTCTGATGGCGGATAACCTGTTGCCAATGAACGAGGTGGAGCGCAAGCGCGCCCTGGTGGTGTGGTCGCGCCTGCTGGGTATCCCGCTGGAGCTGCAGGCCCTGAGCGATGTGCCGCTGGACAGCAGCGAGCGCAACCGGCTGCAACGCGGCCACGTGCTGGTGCAACAGACCGGCCCGCACTCGGCCAAGGTCTACGGCCTGCTCGATGGCAAGCAGCCGCTGCTGCTGACGGGTGAGATCCAGCAGATCAGCGAGCAGCTGGCGCGCGCTACCAACTACCTGCTGATCGACGAGCTGGTGCGCTACCCGGTGCATGAGCAGCCGCAGCGCCTGGCTGAGCTGAAGGCGGCCAAGCAGTTCGGCTTCGACCTGCAGCTGGTGCGACTCGAAGAGGCCACCATCGACCTCGACCAGCGTCGGCGTATCGACGAGGGCGATACGGTGATGGCGCTGGGCAAGGGGGGCGACTCCATCTATGTGTTTTCCGGCATCGTCGATACGCCCTGGGTGCTGGAAATCGGCCCGCTGTACCAGATGAACCCCTATCCGCCGCAGTTGCTGGTGCTGATCGGCGCGCTGGGCCTGAGCCTGATCGGTTTGATCGTCTATCTACTGGTGCGCTCGCTGGAGCAGCGCCTGCGTGCGCTGGAAAGCGCGGCTACGCATATCGCCAGCGGCCGCCTGGATGCGCGCGTGCCGACGCGCGGCGCGGACTCGGTGGGGCGCCTGGCCAGCAGCTTCAACGCCATGGCCGAGCACCTGCAGACGTCCCTGAGCACGCAGCGTGAGCTGGTGCGGGCGGTGTCCCACGAGTTGCGCACGCCGGTGGCGCGCTTGCGCTTCGGCCTGGAGATGATCGCCGACGCACCCAACGAAAGTGCCCGGCGCAAGTACATGGATGGCATGGACAGCGATATCCAGGACCTCGACAAGCTGGTCGACGAGATGCTGACCTACGCGCGCCTGGAGCAGGGCTCGCCGGCGTTGAATTTCCAGCAGGTGGAGCTCAGAGCGCTGATCGACCAGGTGATCGACGAGCTGGCGCCCCTGAGCAACAAGGTGCATGTGGAATGCGGTGCGGTGCTCAGCGTGCAGTCTGACGGTGCCTGCTGGGTCGAAGCCGAGCCGCGTTACCTGCATCGCGCCCTGCAGAACCTGGTGAGCAACGCCATGCGTTATGCCGAAGGCAGGGTGTCGATCAGTTGCCAGGTCGGCTACAAGCGTTGCCGCATCGATGTCGAAGACGACGGGCCGGGCGTGCCGGAGGAAGCCTGGGAACGCCTGTTCAGCCCCTTCCTGCGCCTCGATGACAGTCGCACGCGGGCCTCTGGTGGGCATGGCCTGGGGCTGTCCATCGTGCGTAGGATCATCTACTGGCACGGCGGCCGCGCGCAGATCGGGCGTAGCGAAAGTCTCGGCGGCGCGCGTTTCAGCCTGGTATGGCCGCGGCGGCAGGGGGAGTAG
- a CDS encoding ribonucleoside-diphosphate reductase subunit alpha produces the protein MHTDTTRENPQAVTPQAAESSQDLAATAPGQLRVIKRNGTVVPYTDDKITVAITKAFLAVEGGTAAASSRIHDTVARLTEQVTATFKRRMPSGGTIHIEEIQDQVELALMRAGEQKVARDYVIYREAQASKRKASAGSEIAQPHPSIRITNAAGEVQPLDMGRLQTIIREACEGLAEVDGSLIERETLKNLYDGVAEKDVNTALVMTARTLVEREPNYSYVTARLLMDNIRAEALSFLSIAASATHHEMADLYAKALPAYVEKGVEFELLDAKLKTFDLEKLGAAINHERDQQFTYLGLQTLYDRYFIHKDGIRFELPQVFFMRVAMGLAIEEPKNREDRAIEFYNLLSSFDYMASTPTLFNAGTLRPQLSSCYLTTVPDDLSGIYGAIHDNAMLSKFAGGLGNDWTPVRALGSYIKGTNGKSQGVVPFLKVVNDTAVAVNQGGKRKGAVCAYLETWHMDIEEFLELRKNTGDDRRRTHDMNTANWIPDLFMKRVFEDGKWTLFSPSEVPDLHDLTGKAFEERYEYYEALIEYGKIKLYKTIQAKDLWRKMLSMLFETGHPWLTFKDPCNLRSPQQHVGVVHSSNLCTEITLNTNKDEIAVCNLGSVNLVNHIVDGKLDIEKLGRTVKTAVRMLDNVIDINYYSVDQARNSNFKHRPVGLGLMGFQDALYLQHIAYGSDAAVEFADKSMEAISYYAIQASCDLAEERGSYSTFEGSLWSKGILPLDSQQLLIEARGQKYIDVDLSESLDWAPIRERVKKGIRNSNIMAIAPTATISNIIGVSQSIEPTYQNLYVKSNLSGEFTVINPYLVRDLKNRGLWDPVMVNDLKYYDGSVQQIERIPQDLKDLYATAFEVETKWIVDAASRRQKWIDQAQSLNLYIAGASGKKLDVTYRMAWYRGLKTTYYLRALAATSTEKSTINTGKLNAVSAGGDEGFSAKAQAPAQQAAPAPAPVPKACAIDEPDCEACQ, from the coding sequence ATGCATACCGACACTACTCGCGAGAACCCGCAGGCCGTGACGCCGCAGGCCGCTGAATCCTCCCAGGATCTGGCTGCCACCGCGCCCGGCCAACTGCGTGTGATCAAGCGCAACGGCACTGTCGTCCCCTACACCGATGACAAGATCACCGTCGCCATCACCAAGGCCTTCCTTGCAGTAGAAGGCGGCACCGCTGCCGCTTCGTCGCGTATCCACGACACCGTCGCGCGCCTGACCGAGCAGGTCACCGCCACCTTCAAGCGCCGCATGCCGTCCGGCGGCACCATCCACATCGAAGAAATCCAGGACCAGGTCGAACTGGCCCTGATGCGCGCCGGCGAGCAGAAAGTCGCCCGTGACTACGTGATCTACCGCGAAGCCCAGGCCAGCAAACGCAAGGCCAGTGCCGGCAGCGAGATCGCCCAGCCGCACCCGAGCATCCGTATCACCAACGCCGCTGGCGAAGTACAGCCGCTGGACATGGGCCGCCTGCAGACCATCATCCGCGAAGCCTGCGAAGGCCTGGCCGAGGTCGACGGCAGCCTGATCGAGCGCGAAACCCTGAAGAACCTGTACGACGGCGTAGCCGAGAAGGACGTCAACACCGCCCTGGTGATGACTGCCCGTACACTGGTCGAGCGTGAGCCGAACTACAGCTACGTCACCGCCCGCCTGCTGATGGACAACATCCGCGCCGAGGCCCTGAGCTTCCTCAGCATCGCCGCCAGCGCCACCCACCACGAGATGGCCGACCTGTACGCCAAGGCCCTGCCCGCCTATGTCGAAAAAGGCGTGGAGTTCGAGCTGCTGGACGCCAAGCTGAAGACCTTCGATCTGGAGAAACTGGGCGCCGCGATCAACCACGAGCGCGACCAGCAGTTCACCTACCTGGGCCTGCAGACCCTGTACGACCGTTACTTCATCCACAAGGACGGCATCCGCTTCGAACTGCCGCAGGTGTTCTTCATGCGCGTGGCCATGGGCCTGGCCATCGAAGAGCCGAAGAACCGCGAAGACCGCGCCATCGAGTTCTACAACCTGCTGTCCTCGTTCGACTACATGGCGTCGACCCCGACCCTGTTCAACGCCGGCACCCTGCGTCCGCAGCTGTCGTCGTGCTACCTGACCACCGTGCCGGACGACCTGTCGGGCATCTACGGCGCCATCCACGACAACGCCATGCTGTCGAAATTCGCTGGCGGTCTGGGCAACGACTGGACGCCGGTGCGCGCGCTGGGCTCCTACATCAAGGGCACCAACGGCAAATCTCAGGGCGTCGTGCCCTTCCTCAAAGTGGTCAACGACACCGCCGTGGCGGTCAACCAGGGCGGCAAGCGCAAGGGCGCGGTCTGCGCCTACCTGGAAACCTGGCACATGGACATCGAGGAATTCCTCGAGCTGCGCAAGAACACCGGTGACGACCGTCGTCGTACCCACGACATGAACACCGCCAACTGGATTCCGGACCTGTTCATGAAGCGCGTCTTCGAAGACGGCAAGTGGACCCTGTTCAGCCCGAGCGAAGTGCCGGACCTGCACGACCTGACCGGCAAGGCCTTCGAAGAGCGTTACGAGTACTACGAAGCCCTGATCGAGTACGGCAAGATCAAGCTGTACAAGACCATCCAGGCCAAGGATCTGTGGCGCAAGATGCTCTCGATGCTGTTCGAGACCGGCCACCCGTGGCTGACCTTCAAGGACCCGTGCAACCTGCGCAGCCCGCAGCAGCACGTGGGCGTGGTACACAGCTCCAACCTGTGCACCGAGATCACCCTGAACACCAACAAGGACGAGATCGCGGTCTGCAACCTGGGCTCGGTCAACCTGGTCAACCACATCGTCGACGGCAAGCTGGACATCGAGAAACTCGGCCGCACCGTGAAGACCGCTGTGCGCATGCTCGATAACGTCATCGACATCAACTACTACAGCGTGGATCAGGCGCGTAACTCCAACTTCAAGCACCGTCCGGTCGGCCTCGGCCTGATGGGCTTCCAGGACGCCCTGTACCTGCAGCACATCGCCTACGGTTCCGACGCTGCCGTCGAATTCGCCGACAAGTCGATGGAAGCCATCAGCTACTACGCCATCCAGGCTTCCTGTGACCTGGCCGAAGAGCGTGGCAGCTACAGCACCTTCGAAGGTTCGCTGTGGAGCAAAGGCATCCTGCCGCTGGACTCGCAGCAACTGCTGATCGAAGCCCGTGGCCAGAAGTACATCGACGTCGACCTGTCCGAATCGCTGGACTGGGCGCCGATCCGCGAGCGCGTGAAGAAAGGTATTCGCAACTCGAACATCATGGCCATCGCGCCGACCGCGACCATCTCCAACATCATTGGCGTGTCGCAGTCCATCGAGCCGACCTACCAGAACCTGTACGTGAAATCGAACCTCTCCGGCGAATTCACCGTGATCAACCCCTACCTGGTGCGCGACCTGAAGAACCGCGGCCTGTGGGACCCGGTCATGGTCAACGACCTGAAGTACTACGACGGCTCCGTGCAGCAGATCGAGCGCATCCCGCAGGATCTGAAAGACCTGTACGCCACCGCGTTCGAAGTGGAAACCAAGTGGATCGTCGACGCCGCCAGCCGTCGCCAGAAGTGGATCGACCAGGCTCAGTCGCTGAACCTGTACATCGCCGGCGCCTCGGGCAAGAAGCTGGACGTGACCTACCGCATGGCCTGGTACCGTGGCCTGAAAACCACCTACTACCTCCGTGCCCTGGCCGCCACCAGCACCGAGAAGTCCACCATCAACACCGGCAAGCTCAATGCTGTTTCCGCCGGTGGCGACGAAGGCTTCTCGGCCAAGGCCCAGGCCCCTGCCCAGCAGGCCGCCCCGGCGCCGGCACCGGTTCCCAAGGCCTGTGCCATCGACGAACCCGACTGCGAAGCGTGCCAGTAA
- a CDS encoding GNAT family N-acetyltransferase: protein MSPLPHDRQTSEPAGFSMLATRRLQLREIVQDDIHGIFHGLSHPQVIRYYGVSYATLEATQEQMDWYREQLLERTGIWWGICRPDAPHELLGACGYNDWERSHRRAELGYWLLPQHWRSGIMRESLEAVIAHGFAAMDLHRIEAVVDTDNGASSGLLRRLGFTHEGVRRECELHNGRYLSLDCFGLLRTQWERR, encoded by the coding sequence GTGAGCCCCTTGCCCCATGACCGTCAGACCAGCGAGCCGGCAGGTTTCAGCATGTTGGCGACGCGGCGCTTGCAGCTGCGCGAGATCGTCCAGGACGATATCCACGGCATCTTTCACGGTCTGTCCCATCCGCAGGTGATTCGTTACTACGGCGTGTCCTATGCCACGCTGGAGGCCACCCAGGAGCAGATGGACTGGTACCGCGAGCAGTTGCTCGAACGCACCGGCATCTGGTGGGGCATCTGCCGGCCGGACGCGCCGCACGAGCTGCTCGGGGCATGCGGCTACAACGACTGGGAGCGCAGTCACCGCCGTGCAGAGCTGGGCTACTGGCTGCTGCCGCAGCACTGGCGCAGCGGCATCATGCGCGAAAGCCTGGAAGCGGTGATCGCCCATGGTTTCGCCGCGATGGATCTGCATCGCATCGAGGCCGTGGTGGACACCGACAATGGTGCCAGCAGTGGCCTGCTGCGCCGCCTGGGCTTCACCCACGAGGGCGTACGCCGCGAGTGCGAGCTGCACAACGGGCGTTACCTCAGCCTGGATTGCTTCGGCCTGCTGCGCACGCAGTGGGAGCGGCGATGA
- a CDS encoding MFS transporter yields the protein MTQQSQFALLGKKRFLPFFVTQLLGAFNDNIFKQSLILAILFKLNTGADRDLLVNLCALLFILPFFLFSALGGQFGEKFAKDSLIRKIKFAEIGIMLAGAAGVLLDNLPLMLAVLFAMGTQSALFGPVKYSILPQHLKEEELVGGNALVEMGTFLAILAGTIGAGIMMASSSYAPIVAGSVVGVALLGYLASLGIPKASAAMPGLPLDWNIFRQSWAILKLGLGQRPAVSRSLVGNSWFWFLGAIYLTQIPAYAKEWLYGDESVVTLILTVFSLGIGLGSMLCERMSGHKVEIGLVPFGSIGLTLFGILLWWFSGGFPEGAAPHDWLALLGHGQAWWILGCILGIGLFGGFYIVPLYALIQSRTAEHERARVIAANNILNALFMVASAIAAILFLSVAGLSIPQLFLVVSLMNIAVNSYIFKIVPEFSMRFLIWLLGHSMYRVEHKGLDVIPDEGAAVLVCNHVSFVDALLIGGAIRRPVRFVMYYKIYDLPVLNFVFRTAGTVPIAGRNEDLLIYDAAFKKIAEYLRNGELVCIFPEGKLTGDGEIDEFKAGVERILEENPVPVIPMALQGLWGSFFSRAPHKGLFKRLWSRVCLVAGAPIAPEQAKREALQAQVAALRGDWR from the coding sequence ATGACCCAACAATCGCAATTCGCCCTGCTCGGCAAGAAGCGCTTCCTGCCGTTTTTCGTGACGCAATTGCTCGGCGCCTTCAACGACAACATCTTCAAGCAGTCGCTGATTCTCGCCATCCTCTTCAAGCTCAACACGGGCGCCGACCGCGATCTGCTGGTCAACCTCTGCGCCTTGTTGTTCATCCTGCCGTTCTTTCTGTTCTCCGCCCTCGGTGGGCAGTTCGGCGAGAAATTCGCCAAGGACTCGCTGATCCGCAAGATCAAGTTCGCCGAGATCGGCATCATGCTCGCCGGCGCTGCCGGTGTGCTGCTGGACAACCTGCCGCTGATGCTCGCCGTGCTGTTCGCCATGGGCACGCAGTCGGCGCTATTCGGCCCGGTCAAGTATTCGATCCTGCCGCAGCACCTGAAGGAAGAGGAGCTGGTGGGTGGCAACGCCCTGGTGGAAATGGGCACTTTCCTGGCGATTCTCGCCGGCACCATTGGCGCCGGCATCATGATGGCCAGCAGCAGCTATGCGCCCATCGTCGCCGGTTCGGTGGTCGGTGTGGCGCTGCTCGGCTATCTGGCCAGCCTGGGCATTCCCAAGGCGTCGGCGGCAATGCCGGGGCTGCCGCTGGACTGGAATATCTTTCGCCAGTCCTGGGCCATCCTCAAGCTCGGCCTGGGGCAGCGCCCGGCGGTGTCGCGCTCGCTGGTGGGCAACTCCTGGTTCTGGTTTCTCGGCGCGATCTACCTGACGCAGATTCCGGCCTACGCCAAGGAGTGGTTGTACGGCGACGAGAGCGTGGTGACGCTGATTCTCACCGTGTTCTCGCTGGGCATCGGCCTGGGCTCGATGCTCTGCGAGCGCATGAGCGGGCACAAGGTGGAGATTGGCCTGGTGCCGTTCGGCTCCATCGGCCTGACCCTGTTCGGCATCCTGCTCTGGTGGTTCTCCGGTGGTTTCCCCGAAGGTGCTGCGCCGCATGACTGGCTGGCGCTGCTGGGCCATGGCCAGGCCTGGTGGATTCTCGGCTGCATCCTCGGCATCGGTCTGTTCGGCGGCTTCTACATCGTGCCGCTGTACGCGCTGATCCAGTCGCGCACCGCCGAGCATGAGCGCGCGCGGGTGATCGCGGCGAACAACATCCTCAATGCGCTGTTCATGGTGGCGTCGGCCATTGCCGCGATCCTGTTCCTGAGCGTCGCCGGGCTGTCGATTCCGCAGCTGTTCCTGGTGGTGTCGCTGATGAACATCGCGGTCAACAGCTACATCTTCAAGATCGTCCCCGAATTCAGCATGCGTTTTCTCATCTGGCTGCTGGGGCATTCGATGTACCGCGTCGAGCACAAGGGGCTGGACGTGATCCCTGATGAAGGGGCAGCGGTGCTGGTGTGCAACCACGTATCGTTCGTCGATGCGCTGCTGATCGGTGGCGCCATCCGCCGGCCGGTGCGCTTCGTCATGTACTACAAGATCTACGATCTGCCGGTGCTCAACTTCGTCTTCCGCACCGCCGGCACCGTGCCGATTGCCGGGCGCAACGAGGATCTGCTGATCTACGACGCTGCGTTCAAGAAGATCGCCGAGTACCTGCGCAATGGCGAGCTGGTGTGCATCTTCCCCGAGGGCAAACTGACCGGGGATGGCGAGATCGACGAGTTCAAGGCCGGGGTCGAGCGCATCCTCGAAGAAAATCCGGTGCCGGTGATCCCCATGGCGCTGCAAGGCTTGTGGGGCAGCTTCTTCAGTCGCGCCCCGCACAAAGGGCTGTTCAAGCGCCTGTGGTCGCGGGTGTGCCTAGTGGCTGGAGCGCCGATTGCGCCGGAGCAGGCCAAGCGCGAGGCGTTGCAGGCGCAGGTGGCGGCCTTGCGTGGGGATTGGCGTTGA
- the sugE gene encoding quaternary ammonium compound efflux SMR transporter SugE yields MSWIILFLAGLFEVGWAIGLKYTEGFTRPLPTALTVCAMLVSLGLLGLAMKELPLGTAYAIWTGVGAVGTVIAGIILFGESMALLRLASVALIVCGLIGLKLSH; encoded by the coding sequence ATGTCCTGGATCATTCTGTTTCTCGCCGGCCTGTTCGAGGTCGGCTGGGCCATCGGCCTGAAATACACCGAAGGCTTCACCCGCCCCTTGCCAACGGCGCTGACCGTCTGCGCCATGCTGGTCAGCCTCGGCCTGCTCGGCCTGGCGATGAAGGAACTGCCGCTGGGTACCGCCTACGCCATCTGGACCGGCGTCGGCGCCGTGGGCACGGTGATCGCCGGCATCATCCTGTTCGGCGAGTCGATGGCGCTGCTGCGCCTGGCCAGCGTGGCGCTGATCGTCTGCGGCTTGATCGGGCTCAAGTTGAGCCATTAG
- a CDS encoding bile acid:sodium symporter family protein yields MQALIALSRFIGNTFAVWVLLFAVMAFFQPSWFLPLTAWIVPLLGLIMFGMGLTLKGADFQEVARRPLAVLLGVLAQFIIMPCTAWLLCQVFALPPEIAVGVILVGCCPGGTASNVITWFARGDLALSVSITAVTTLLAPLVTPALIWMLASEWLPVSFSAMFISILKMVLLPIALGLIAQRLLGERVKTAVEVLPLISVVSIVAIVAAVVAASQGKIAESGLLIMAVVILHNGIGLGLGYLTGRLFGMSLAQRKTLSIEVGMQNSGLGAALASAHFSPLAAVPSALFSVWHNLSGPLLATLYRRMGQNAKHSAD; encoded by the coding sequence ATGCAAGCACTGATCGCCCTCAGCCGTTTCATCGGCAACACCTTCGCCGTCTGGGTGTTGCTGTTCGCCGTCATGGCCTTCTTCCAACCCAGCTGGTTCCTGCCACTGACCGCCTGGATCGTCCCGTTGCTCGGACTGATCATGTTCGGCATGGGCCTGACCCTCAAAGGCGCGGACTTCCAGGAAGTCGCCCGTCGCCCGCTGGCCGTGCTGCTTGGCGTACTGGCCCAGTTCATCATCATGCCCTGCACCGCCTGGCTGCTGTGCCAGGTATTCGCGCTGCCGCCGGAAATCGCCGTGGGGGTGATTCTGGTCGGCTGCTGCCCGGGCGGCACTGCCTCCAACGTGATCACCTGGTTCGCCCGTGGCGACCTGGCGCTGTCGGTGTCGATCACCGCCGTCACCACCCTGCTCGCCCCGCTGGTCACCCCGGCGCTGATCTGGATGCTGGCCTCGGAATGGCTGCCAGTGTCGTTCAGCGCCATGTTCATCTCCATCCTCAAGATGGTGCTGCTGCCCATCGCCCTGGGTCTAATCGCCCAGCGCCTGCTCGGCGAGCGGGTGAAGACCGCGGTCGAGGTGCTGCCGCTGATTTCCGTGGTGAGCATCGTCGCCATCGTCGCTGCGGTCGTCGCCGCCAGCCAGGGCAAGATCGCCGAATCGGGCCTGCTGATCATGGCCGTGGTGATCCTCCACAACGGCATCGGCCTGGGCCTGGGCTATCTGACCGGGCGCCTGTTCGGCATGTCGCTGGCGCAGCGCAAGACGCTGTCGATCGAAGTCGGCATGCAGAACTCCGGCCTCGGCGCCGCACTGGCCAGCGCACACTTCAGCCCGCTGGCCGCCGTGCCCAGCGCCCTGTTCAGCGTCTGGCACAACCTGTCCGGCCCGCTGCTGGCGACCCTGTACCGCCGCATGGGCCAGAACGCCAAGCACAGCGCAGACTGA
- a CDS encoding response regulator, with the protein MEQEAWQILIVEDDQRLAQLTREYLEGNGLRVAIEADGGSAAARILAEQPDLVILDLMLPGEDGLSICRKVRGGYKGPILMLTARTDDMDQVLGLEMGADDYVCKPVRPRVLLARIRALLRRREGGESERDEGQPRRLQFGALAIDSAMREAWLGEQGIELTSAEFDLLWLLAVNAGRILSREEIFNSLRGIEYDGQDRSIDVRISRIRPKIGDDPMHPRMIKTVRSKGYLFVAEAAEALL; encoded by the coding sequence GTGGAACAAGAAGCGTGGCAGATTCTGATCGTCGAGGATGACCAGCGCCTGGCGCAGTTGACCCGAGAGTATCTGGAAGGCAACGGCCTGCGCGTGGCCATCGAGGCCGATGGCGGCAGTGCGGCGGCGCGGATTCTCGCCGAGCAGCCGGACCTGGTGATTCTCGACCTGATGCTGCCGGGTGAGGACGGCCTGAGCATCTGTCGCAAGGTGCGTGGCGGCTACAAGGGGCCGATCCTCATGCTCACCGCGCGTACCGACGACATGGACCAGGTGCTGGGGCTGGAGATGGGCGCCGATGATTACGTGTGCAAGCCGGTACGCCCGCGTGTGTTGCTGGCGCGCATTCGCGCGTTGCTGCGCCGCCGCGAAGGTGGCGAGAGCGAGCGCGACGAAGGTCAGCCGCGGCGCCTGCAGTTCGGCGCGTTGGCCATCGACAGTGCGATGCGCGAAGCCTGGCTGGGCGAGCAGGGCATCGAGCTGACCAGCGCCGAGTTCGACCTGCTGTGGCTGCTGGCGGTCAACGCCGGGCGCATCCTGTCGCGAGAGGAAATCTTCAATTCCCTGCGTGGCATCGAGTACGACGGCCAGGATCGCTCCATCGACGTGCGCATTTCGCGTATCCGCCCGAAGATCGGTGATGACCCGATGCATCCGCGCATGATCAAGACGGTGCGTAGCAAGGGCTACCTGTTCGTCGCCGAGGCCGCCGAGGCGCTGTTGTGA
- a CDS encoding 4'-phosphopantetheinyl transferase family protein — MNAYHPACCSPLDDHDPLPRPLAGAQLISTRFDPALLAEDDLARCGIPPVRGVAKRQAEYLAGRLCAREALRRVSGRASVPAVGEDRAPQWPHGVVGSITHGDNWAAALVAADSRWRGLGLDVERLLPAERAQRLQGEILTAAELRGLQGLDEESRAARISLTFSLKESLFKALYPLTLTRFYFHDAELLDIDQHSARLRLLIDLHPDWREGAELDGQFVLFDNKVLSLVAVAA, encoded by the coding sequence ATGAATGCCTACCACCCCGCCTGCTGCAGCCCCCTCGACGACCACGACCCGCTCCCGCGCCCGCTCGCAGGCGCGCAGTTGATCAGCACGCGCTTCGACCCTGCCCTGCTCGCCGAAGACGACCTCGCCCGCTGCGGCATTCCCCCCGTGCGCGGCGTCGCCAAGCGCCAGGCCGAATACCTGGCCGGACGTCTGTGCGCACGCGAGGCGCTACGCCGCGTGAGCGGCCGGGCCAGCGTACCGGCGGTGGGCGAGGACCGCGCCCCGCAATGGCCACATGGCGTGGTCGGCTCCATCACCCACGGCGACAACTGGGCCGCAGCGCTGGTCGCAGCAGACAGCCGATGGAGAGGCCTGGGCCTGGATGTAGAGCGCCTGTTACCGGCCGAACGCGCCCAGCGTCTGCAGGGCGAAATCCTCACCGCCGCCGAACTGCGGGGCCTGCAGGGCCTGGATGAAGAAAGCCGCGCCGCGCGCATCAGCCTGACCTTCTCGCTCAAGGAAAGCCTGTTCAAGGCGCTGTACCCGCTGACCCTGACGCGCTTCTACTTCCATGACGCCGAGCTGCTGGACATCGATCAGCACAGCGCGCGCCTGCGCCTGCTGATCGACCTGCACCCGGACTGGCGTGAAGGTGCCGAGCTGGATGGCCAGTTCGTGCTGTTCGATAACAAGGTGCTGAGCCTGGTGGCCGTGGCGGCGTGA